TTGAGGGTTCTCGTGGTGGAAGACGAGGACAAGATCGCGGCGTTCATAAAGAAAGGCCTCGAGGAGGAAGGGTACGCCGTGGACGTGGTGGGAGACGGCGAGTCCGCGCTCGACTACGTCTTCTCTGTGGACTACGATGTCATCATCCTCGATATCATGCTCCCGCGAAAAGACGGCATCTCGGTGTGCCAGAAGCTAAGGGAGCGCGGCTGCAACGCACCCATCCTCATGCTGACCGCAAGAGACGCTGTGGACGACCGCGTCCGAGGCCTGGACGCGGGTGCCGATGACTACCTTGTCAAGCCGTTCGCCTTCAGGGAGCTCGTGGCACGGATCCGTGCTCTCCTGAGACGTCCCAGAGACGTCATCTCTTCGCAGCTTCAAGTGGGCGACCTCGTCCTGGATACCAGGACCCGCGTGGCCCAGCGGGGCGGTCGGAGAATAGAGCTCTCCGCGCGGGAATACGCCCTCCTCGAGTTCCTCATGCGCAACAAAAACCAGGTGTTGACCCGTACCCAGATATCGGAGCATGTTTGGGATTACGATTTCTTCAGCGAATCCAACGTCGTCGACGTGTACATCAGGTACCTGCGTGTCAAGGTGGACGAGGGATTCGAGCCAAAGCTCATACAAACGGTCAGGGGCGTAGGCTACAAGATCTCCGACCAGGCCTGAGAAGGCGCGCGCCAGGGTTCGCTTTGGAGGAATGCGACGCGAATGTTCGACAAGACTGTCCCTATACGGGTGCGGCTCACCGCATGGTATATGCTCCTCGTGGCCCTTACATTGGCCGCGTTCGGCGGGTTCGTCTACCTAAACCTGGCGCGAGGCCTGTACGCCGAGGTAGACGCCGGACTGCGCACGCTCGCGCAGGAAGCGGCGCGCGGGATCGACAGTGAGAACGGAGTCCTGCGCTTTCAGAACACAGACACCGGCCATTTGGTCGTCTCCGCCACTTTACCCGTGCTTCGTCGCTGGGAGGATAACGTCATCATGCGCCTCCTCGACGAAGCCGGCAACACAGTCGACGGCGTCGGAGAGCACGCCCAGCTGCCCCCGCCGCGCGACCGCGACCTGCGTGCCGGCTTTTCCACTGTCCGAGTCGCCGGAGAGCCTTGGCGGGTGTACACCATCCGCATAGACCTGCCGCCGAACCGTTCGCCGTACCTATTGCAGGTCGCGCGGCCACTTAGCGCCGTGGACGAAACCCTCGAACGGGTAGCGGGCGTCCTCATGCTCGGGATCCCGCTCGTCTTGTTTGTGGCGGCACTTGGCGGCATCTTCATCTCGGGACGTGCCCTCGGTCCCATAGCCCACGTGACGCGGCTCGCGAAGGAGATCGGCGCGGACGACCTCTCCCGGAGGCTCAACCTCACGCTCCCCGACGACGAAGTCGGGAGGCTGGCAAGCACCTTCGATAACATGCTATCGCGCCTCGAGGCCGCGTTCGAGCGGGAAAAGCAGTTCACGCAGGATGCGGCGCACGAGCTTCGAACGCCCCTCACTGTGATGAAGGGGACAATTGACGTGGCGCTCTCCAGGCCGAGGGACGCCGCAGAGTATAGGTCCGCGCTCGTGGAGGTGGGGGCCCAGGTGGACCGCCTCATCCATCTGGCGGAAGGACTCCTTTTCCTCGCACGGGCGGAGCGCAGGGATTCGAAGCTCAACGTGGAGTCGCTCGACCTCGCCATCCTCGTGGCCGGACTCGTCGACGAATTGCGACCCGTCGCTGAAGCGAAGGGCGTCTCCATCAGCTACGATGGCCCGGCCAGCTTGCCGTTGAAGGGTGACCAGGACCGCCTCATTCGCCTCTTCCTGAACCTTCTCGACAACGCGGTCAAATACACGCCAGCCGGGGGAAACGTGACTGCCGTGGTCTCCCGGCGAGGGTGCGGCGTCGAGGTAGCTGTGATGGACACTGGGTCAGGCATACCGCCCGAGCACCTGCCTCACATCTTCGAGCGCTTTTACCGCGTGGACAAAGCCCGCTCGCGGAGCGAGGGCGGGGTCGGCCTCGGCCTTGCCATCGCCGAACACATCGCCGAGCTGCACGGGGGGAGCATTCGAGTGGCGTCCGAGCTCGGTAAGGGCACCATCTTCACGGTGAGTCTTCCCGCAATCTAACAGGCCGCGGCTTGCGCCCGGCCTCTTCCCGGCCCCTTGCTTCGGGTTAGAACTATCTCACCCCGCTCTAATCGTCCTCTAATCCTGCTCTGTGATACTTGGATGTGACCCCGGTGCACGGGAGGGCTTCAGGGGGGAATGACTGTGGCGGTCCTCCACGTCTGGGCGAGCACGGTGATCGTCCTCGACGCGAGGCTGGCCCACGCGATCCACCACATCTGTCATCAAGACACCTTGGGCTTCCTGATGGTGGCGGTTACAGACCTTGGTAACGGATTCGTGCTCCTCGGGACGGCCTTGGCTCTGTACATTGCGGGCGACGATGACACCAAGCGATATGCCCGGCTCGCGGCAACCGCCTTCATCGTTCTCGGCCTCGTGGTTCAGTCCTGCAAGCACATGGTCGGACGTGAGCGGCCGCTCGGAGGGTCTTTCGACTCGTTTCCGTCGGGACACACGAGCGAGGCGTTCTGCATGTCCTGGGTCTGGGGGGCAAGGTGGCCCAGGCTCCGGACGGCTCTTCTCTTCGTGGCTGCGCTCGTAGGGTTGTCACGAGTCTACCTGATGGCGCATTACCCGCTCGATGTGATGGCAGGTGCAGCGCTCGGGTTAGCAGGCGGGGCCATTGCCCTCAGCGCGGCCCGCCGGGCCGGGTGCAATCGGGAAGGTGCCCGGGCAACAAACCGACGAAGGCACCTTGGGGCGGGCGCCTCCGCCACACGACCAGTCCAATGCCCCCTGCGGAAGGCAATAAGGCGATGAGCACGCTTGCAGCACTCTCAGCGGTCCTCACAGAAGCTCTCATGGCGCACGGGGTAGTGGGCATGGTTGCGGTCGCGTTCGTGGAGGCATGGATCTTCCCGATACCTCCCGATGTGTTGCTAGTAGGCATCGCAATGCTGAGCCCTGGGAAGGCGTTAGTGTACGCCTTCTTCTGCACACTGGCGTCGTCGGCGGGCGGGGTGTTCGGGTGGCTGATCGGCCGGAAGCTCGGACGCGCAGTCTTCACATGGCGCCCGCTGAGAAGCGTCCTGCCGCAGCGCTACGTCGCGAGGGCTGAGGGCATGTTCCGGCGGCATGGCGGGCTCGCGGTGGCCTTCGCGGCCCTCACGCCTATTCCCTACAAGGTCTTCACCATAGCGGCGGGCCTCTTCCGCGTCCGGCCGGACCTCGTCTTCGTCGCCTCGCTCGCCGGGCGAGGAGCGCGGTTCTTCTTCGAAGCAGGCGTAGTGATGCTCATGGGAGAGCATGCCACCGCCTTCCTCGGTCGAGGCCTGAGCCCCATCACCCTCGCAGCGGGGACACTCGCCGTGCTGGTGGCCGTGGTCTCGAGTCGCGCGCGACCACGACGAGACAGCGAGCAGCCCTGCCCTGTGAAAAGGCGGCGCGTGGCCGGTTCCCGGCACCGACCGGACCATAGGCCCGCGGTGTGATGGGCCCGCGGCGCGGCGACGGGCGAAATGCCGACAACCCGTGGTAGCCACAGTCTGTCGTGCATTGCATGGGGCGACACACGAAATGGTAAAGATCCGCTGTTGACAACGGGCGGAATATGTTGCTAGAATAGGGGCAACCGGATGTGACATCGCCAGCACGTGCATGGCAGCGTCCATAACCACAAACACGCGAGAGACGTTGAAGGGGAGGTCGCCGCAGAAGATCCTTATCCAGAGCGAGCGGGGGATGGTGCAAGCCCCGCGGAGATGGATGTGGCGAGTGGGCCCCAGAGTCGCAGGCTGAAAGGTTGGCGAAGGCACCGCGCCGGCGGGCTGCGGTCTACCGGAGACGGAGCACCGGGCAGGTGCGACAGGACTCTAGCGCACGCGGAACAAGCCGCCGAGTAGGCTGAGCCGGGAGCCTCCGTTACAAGGCAGGGATATCGCTGGAGGCGTCGTGTCGTATTGTGGCGCCGAACGCCGTATCCTGGTAACGAGTGGGGTAGGTTCGGTCTATCTCACGAGGGTGGCACCACGGGTTTTCAAGCTCGTCCCTTACGGGGCGAGCTTATTTGTTTATGTTGAGCGTTTGTAGTTTGCAGCCAGTATCCGAAGGATGACACACGGAGTCTTGGTCCGGAGGCGGCGTCTGACATGTACGATCTCAAAATCGTGGTTGACGAGATCAAGGGATTCTGCGATCTTCCAATGAAAGTCGGGGATTACTTCGAGGTAAGCGGGGGCCGGATCACGATCCCTGACGGCAAGTTCATGTGTCTGTGGGCCCTTCAGAGCCTGCTGCCGATGCTCCCGGCGAAGCAGCGCAACATCGTCGAGGACAACGACTGGCTTGCGGACACCGTCCGGGTGATGTGCCCCGACCCCAACGGCATGGTCGTGTTTCGCATCGAACGCGTCGGGGAGCCCGCCCCCAGCGGCAAAGGAAAGCCGTGCTGCTGGCCAGAGCGCGGCGGTGGCACGCGGGGCGCGCCGGGGCCACGTCCCAGGATGCTAGTGAACGAGAAAGTGTGCGCTGGTTGTCGCGCCTGCGAGCTCATCTGCAGTTTTGTACACGAGCGAAGGTTCTCCGACCTGCTTTCAAGGATACACGTGTACAAGGTGGATGAGGACGGGATCGATCGTCCGATAGTGTGCAGGCAGTGCGGCAACGCGAGGTGCGTGGACGCCTGTCCGAACGCGGCGCTCTCCCGCGACCCCAACACGAGACACATCATCGTGGACGAGGCGCGATGCACGAAATGCGGGTCTTGCGCGCAAGCCTGCCCCTTCGACGCCATCGCGTTCCATCCCGAAAGCGGGACGCCGCTCATATGCGATCTCTGCGGCGGCGATCCCGAGTGCGTCAAGAGGTGCCCCACCGGGGCGATCTCGTACGGCCTCGCGGGCGCTGCTGCGCGCGCCGCAGCAGCCCCGCCCCATGCCGGCTCGGGGCATTCGACACGCCCGGCAGGCCCGGCAGGCGGGGTCGGAGACCAGGGCGGCTCCGGTCGTGCGGCACGGTGAGATAAGCTCTAGTGGGGGGCAAGAACCTGTGAAGAAGCTCTTCGGATATGCGGGAAGGATACTCGACATCAATCTCGGCGCACGCAACGGTGCCGGTGGAATGACGGGTGCGGCCTCCGTAGAGCCGCTCGACCCGCAAGATGCGATGCGCTACATCGGCGGGCGCGGCCTCAACGTCGCGCGGCTCGTCCGCGAGATCGACCTGGACGTCGACCCGCTCTCTCCCGAGAACGTCCTTCTCGTCGGGGTGGGGCCCCTCGACGGGACGCTCTTCCCGGGTGCGGCACGGGTGAACTTTACCTCGAAATCGCCGCAGACGGGAATACTCGGTGACTCCAACGCGGGTGGTTTCTTCGGCCCGGAACTCAAGTTCGCAGGGTACGACCAAGTCATCATACGCGGACGCGCCGCGAGACTGTCGTATCTCTTCATATCCGACGACGGGGTCCAGCTTTTACCTGCCGAGGACCTGGCGGGCCTGGACGTGTGGGAGACGCAAAGCGCGCTCCTTGCACGGCACGGGCGCCGCGCACAGGTCGCGTGCGTGGGTCCAGCCGCCGAGCGCGGGGTGAAGTTCTCAGGGATCTTCTGCAACCTCGTGCGGGCCGCGGCGCGCACGGGCATGGGCGCGGTGATGGCGTCCAAGGGGCTCAAGGCCATCGTGGTCCGCGGGACGAGGCCGCTGGAGGTGGCGAGCCCGGAAGAGTTCCTCGCCTTGGTGAAGGCGCTGGATGCGAGGATCCTCAGCCACCCAGAGTACAAACCCAGAGTCGCGCTCGGCACGACCAGGCTGGTCTCGGCCCTCAACGCTGCAGGGTGTCTTGCCACGCGTCACTTCAAGACCGGGAGGTTCGAGCATGCGGCCGAGGTGAGCGGGGAGGCCCTTGCGGCACGCCTCAGGGTGAAGGGCAAGGCGTGTTTCTCATGCACCATCCCGTGCAGCAGGTTCTTTGAGGTAAAGTCCGGGCCGCACGCCGGCCTCAAGAGCGAGGGACCGGAGTTCGAGGGGCTCGCGGCCTTCACCTCCCGGGTCGGCGCGGGAGACCTGGAAGCGGGCCTTGCAACCCTCGACATATGTAACCGCGCGGGGATGGATGCCATCGCCACTGCGGAGTGCGTGTCCTTCGCCATGGAGTGCTTTGAGCGCGGGATCATCTCACGCGAAGAGGCCGATGGGCTCGACCTGACGTGGGGGAACAGTGACGCTGTTAGGACCTTGGTCCGCAAGATCGCGTCGCGTGAAGGCTTCGGGGACGTGCTTGCGGACGGCGTGCGGGAGGCGGCGCGGAGGATAGGCCGGGGCAGCGAAGACCTGGCGATGCATGTGAAAGGGCTTGAGCTCTTCATGGCCGACCTCAGGGGGCTGAAGGGCTACGCCCTGGGCAACGCGGTGGCGAGCAGAGGCGGCGATCATTTGCGGTCGGAACCCTCCTTCGAGTTGACCGGGGACGCCGAGGCGGCCGAGAGAAGGTTCGGGGCGAGGGAGGCGGCCTTTAGGCTCGAGCACAAAGGCAAGGGGCGAGTGGTGAAACACTTCGAGGAGCTGTGCGCCCTCGCTGACTCGCTCGACGCCTGCAAGAACACCATCGCGAACATGGAGGTCCTGCCGTTCGACGATGCGGCAAACATTCTCCGGGCTGCAACGGGTCTCGAGTTCGACGGTGCCGGGGTGCAGGCCGCGTGCGAGCGCATCGTGAACGTCGAGCGGTGTTTCCTCGTGGCCCTCGGGATCCGCAGAAAGGACGACACGCTTCCCAAGCGCTTCCGTGAGGAGCCCATGCCGGCCGGGTGTGGAGCCACGAGCGGGAGCACCGTCGCCCTGGACGAGATGCTCGACGAGTACTACGAAGCCAGGGGGTGGGACGTGGCCACAGGGGTTCCAACCGCGTCCACACTGAGGCGACTCGGCCTCGATGACTGGCTGGGACGTCTCGAAGACCGGGGCGTGCCGCAAATCCGTCAATGAGCCGCGTTCGAAAACCCGATTTGAAAGTAAAGCAAAGCAAAGCAGGAGGTAGAGAAGAGATGAGAGTCGTGCTGTCACGTGTCAAGTGCACCGATGAGGGCCGCACACCAGGGAAAGACGCCACGGGCCCCGCGGGTCCCGGACGCCCCGCAGGGCCTGCAAAGGATGGTTCGGCGAGGCTTGGGACCGCCCGCATCCGCGCAAGAGCGCTCGTAGCGGGGATCGCGATGGTGCTAGTGCTCGGTTCCGGGACCGGCCTCGTGTTCAGCAAGGATCTGCCGCCGGTCAAGATCGGCGCGGCGGGGCCGTTCACGGGGGACCTCTCCAAGATCGGCCTGGATTCCCTAAACGCTATCCGGATGGCGGTTGAGGAGGCGAACGCCGAGGGCGGAGTAGGCGGGAGGAAGATCGAGATAGTAGTCGGCGACGACGCCGGCGACCCCGCGCGGGCAGTTACAGTTGCCGACAAGTTCGCGATGGACCCGAGCGTGCTCGGCGTGGTCGGGCCCATGAACAGCGGCACCGTGAACGCAGCTCTTCCAACGTACCAGCGGGCGGGGCTCGTGCTAATCAGCCAATCAGCCACGAACCCGTCCCTCACTGAGCTTGGCTACAAGGTCATGCACAGGATATGTCCGAGAGACGACGCGCAGGGACCCGCGGCGGCGAGGTTCATAGCGGAGGAGCTCGGTGCGAAACACGTATACATCATCGACGACAAGGGAGCCTACGGGCAAGGCCTCGCGGACCAGGTCGCAGCGGCGCTCCAGAAGGCCGGCGTCAAGCTCACGCGCGGGCAAGTCACCCCCGAGGACAGGGACTTCTCGCCCATCCTGACCAAAGTCAAGGCGGCGTCCCCTGACCTCCTGTACCTCGCGCTCCCCAACCCGGCTCAGGCCGCGGCCTTGATCAAGCAGGCCGTGGGTCTCGGGCTCCGGCCAAAGCTCATGGGAGGAGACGGCCTCAAGGAGAGGGACCAGCTCATCGTGGGCGCAGGCGGAGCGGCGGAGGGCATGTACGTCACGGCCATAGGTCGGGATATCAAGGACGTGCCTGAAGCGCAGGGCTTCATCAAGAAGTTCGAGAGCAGGTACGGGGCGATGAGCATCTTCTCAGGCCAAAGCTACGAGGCAACGAAGATCCTGATAGAAGCCATGAGGAAGGCGGCTGCCGGGAACCCGGCCAGGCTCACACGCGCGGCCGTGTTGGAGGCGGTCCACAACACCCGGGGTTACAAAGGCATACTCGGATTCCCCGTGGGCTTCACGAGCAAAGGCGACGTGCTGGGCGCGAGCATCTACGTGTTCCAGGTGAAAGGCGGCGATTTCGTCCAGGTCAAGGAGTATCCCGCCGAGGTCAAGTGACCGCGCCGACGAGTGACAAGCAGAAGGCAGGACGCGCGGAAGCGGCGACCGAAACAATCATGTCCGCGTCACGAGCGATGAAAGCTGAGGAGAGAGGGCTGCCATGGGACAGGTGCTGGCACAGCTGCCGCAACAGATCGTGAACGGCCTCACGCTGGGCAGTGTTTACGCCTTGCTCGCGTTGGGTTACTCCATGGTCTACGGCATTCTCAAGATGCTGAACTTCGCGCACGGCGACGTCTTCATGGTCGGCGCGTTCGCGGGATGGGGGGTGCTCACGCTATTCACCCTGAACGGCACGCTCAGC
The nucleotide sequence above comes from Bacillota bacterium. Encoded proteins:
- a CDS encoding response regulator transcription factor, which translates into the protein MRVLVVEDEDKIAAFIKKGLEEEGYAVDVVGDGESALDYVFSVDYDVIILDIMLPRKDGISVCQKLRERGCNAPILMLTARDAVDDRVRGLDAGADDYLVKPFAFRELVARIRALLRRPRDVISSQLQVGDLVLDTRTRVAQRGGRRIELSAREYALLEFLMRNKNQVLTRTQISEHVWDYDFFSESNVVDVYIRYLRVKVDEGFEPKLIQTVRGVGYKISDQA
- a CDS encoding HAMP domain-containing protein → MFDKTVPIRVRLTAWYMLLVALTLAAFGGFVYLNLARGLYAEVDAGLRTLAQEAARGIDSENGVLRFQNTDTGHLVVSATLPVLRRWEDNVIMRLLDEAGNTVDGVGEHAQLPPPRDRDLRAGFSTVRVAGEPWRVYTIRIDLPPNRSPYLLQVARPLSAVDETLERVAGVLMLGIPLVLFVAALGGIFISGRALGPIAHVTRLAKEIGADDLSRRLNLTLPDDEVGRLASTFDNMLSRLEAAFEREKQFTQDAAHELRTPLTVMKGTIDVALSRPRDAAEYRSALVEVGAQVDRLIHLAEGLLFLARAERRDSKLNVESLDLAILVAGLVDELRPVAEAKGVSISYDGPASLPLKGDQDRLIRLFLNLLDNAVKYTPAGGNVTAVVSRRGCGVEVAVMDTGSGIPPEHLPHIFERFYRVDKARSRSEGGVGLGLAIAEHIAELHGGSIRVASELGKGTIFTVSLPAI
- a CDS encoding phosphatase PAP2 family protein, whose translation is MTVAVLHVWASTVIVLDARLAHAIHHICHQDTLGFLMVAVTDLGNGFVLLGTALALYIAGDDDTKRYARLAATAFIVLGLVVQSCKHMVGRERPLGGSFDSFPSGHTSEAFCMSWVWGARWPRLRTALLFVAALVGLSRVYLMAHYPLDVMAGAALGLAGGAIALSAARRAGCNREGARATNRRRHLGAGASATRPVQCPLRKAIRR
- a CDS encoding DedA family protein, which gives rise to MSTLAALSAVLTEALMAHGVVGMVAVAFVEAWIFPIPPDVLLVGIAMLSPGKALVYAFFCTLASSAGGVFGWLIGRKLGRAVFTWRPLRSVLPQRYVARAEGMFRRHGGLAVAFAALTPIPYKVFTIAAGLFRVRPDLVFVASLAGRGARFFFEAGVVMLMGEHATAFLGRGLSPITLAAGTLAVLVAVVSSRARPRRDSEQPCPVKRRRVAGSRHRPDHRPAV
- a CDS encoding TIGR04076 family protein yields the protein MYDLKIVVDEIKGFCDLPMKVGDYFEVSGGRITIPDGKFMCLWALQSLLPMLPAKQRNIVEDNDWLADTVRVMCPDPNGMVVFRIERVGEPAPSGKGKPCCWPERGGGTRGAPGPRPRMLVNEKVCAGCRACELICSFVHERRFSDLLSRIHVYKVDEDGIDRPIVCRQCGNARCVDACPNAALSRDPNTRHIIVDEARCTKCGSCAQACPFDAIAFHPESGTPLICDLCGGDPECVKRCPTGAISYGLAGAAARAAAAPPHAGSGHSTRPAGPAGGVGDQGGSGRAAR
- a CDS encoding aldehyde ferredoxin oxidoreductase family protein, translated to MTGAASVEPLDPQDAMRYIGGRGLNVARLVREIDLDVDPLSPENVLLVGVGPLDGTLFPGAARVNFTSKSPQTGILGDSNAGGFFGPELKFAGYDQVIIRGRAARLSYLFISDDGVQLLPAEDLAGLDVWETQSALLARHGRRAQVACVGPAAERGVKFSGIFCNLVRAAARTGMGAVMASKGLKAIVVRGTRPLEVASPEEFLALVKALDARILSHPEYKPRVALGTTRLVSALNAAGCLATRHFKTGRFEHAAEVSGEALAARLRVKGKACFSCTIPCSRFFEVKSGPHAGLKSEGPEFEGLAAFTSRVGAGDLEAGLATLDICNRAGMDAIATAECVSFAMECFERGIISREEADGLDLTWGNSDAVRTLVRKIASREGFGDVLADGVREAARRIGRGSEDLAMHVKGLELFMADLRGLKGYALGNAVASRGGDHLRSEPSFELTGDAEAAERRFGAREAAFRLEHKGKGRVVKHFEELCALADSLDACKNTIANMEVLPFDDAANILRAATGLEFDGAGVQAACERIVNVERCFLVALGIRRKDDTLPKRFREEPMPAGCGATSGSTVALDEMLDEYYEARGWDVATGVPTASTLRRLGLDDWLGRLEDRGVPQIRQ
- a CDS encoding branched-chain amino acid ABC transporter substrate-binding protein gives rise to the protein MRVVLSRVKCTDEGRTPGKDATGPAGPGRPAGPAKDGSARLGTARIRARALVAGIAMVLVLGSGTGLVFSKDLPPVKIGAAGPFTGDLSKIGLDSLNAIRMAVEEANAEGGVGGRKIEIVVGDDAGDPARAVTVADKFAMDPSVLGVVGPMNSGTVNAALPTYQRAGLVLISQSATNPSLTELGYKVMHRICPRDDAQGPAAARFIAEELGAKHVYIIDDKGAYGQGLADQVAAALQKAGVKLTRGQVTPEDRDFSPILTKVKAASPDLLYLALPNPAQAAALIKQAVGLGLRPKLMGGDGLKERDQLIVGAGGAAEGMYVTAIGRDIKDVPEAQGFIKKFESRYGAMSIFSGQSYEATKILIEAMRKAAAGNPARLTRAAVLEAVHNTRGYKGILGFPVGFTSKGDVLGASIYVFQVKGGDFVQVKEYPAEVK